Proteins found in one Triticum urartu cultivar G1812 chromosome 4, Tu2.1, whole genome shotgun sequence genomic segment:
- the LOC125553624 gene encoding dirigent protein 1-like gives MPVARHTYMDCGKLMAFPLLCSAVLLGTAATYNTGGGVASSTTHLHFYMDDFYTGPNPTALRVVSGRSLSPDNGTATSPRQFGDIVALNDPLTEGPDRGSARVGTAQGFAVRVSEGGVVSDLNLHLFLEAGEYSGSSVVVNGRVDLDSATRESVVVGGTGRFRFARGYMLSRDYEYDLANGGVVELDVYVQVQD, from the coding sequence ATGCCCGTAGCCAGGCATACATACATGGACTGTGGCAAGCTCATGGCCTTTCCACTCCTCTGCTCTGCCGTCCTCCTCGGCACCGCCGCAACCTACAACACCGGCGGGGGCGTGGCTTCCTCCACCACTCACCTCCACTTCTACATGGACGATTTCTACACCGGCCCGAACCCCACAGCCTTGCGCGTCGTGTCCGGCCGCTCCCTCTCGCCCGACAACGGCACGGCGACGTCGCCGCGGCAGTTCGGCGACATAGTGGCGCTGAACGACCCGCTGACAGAGGGCCCCGACAGGGGCAGCGCGCGGGTGGGCACGGCGCAGGGGTTCGCCGTGCGGGTGTCGGAGGGCGGCGTGGTGTCGGACCTTAACCTGCACCTGTTCCTGGAGGCCGGCGAGTACAGCGGCAGCTCCGTGGTGGTGAATGGCCGCGTCGACCTGGACTCGGCGACGCGCGAGTCAGTGGTCGTCGGCGGCACCGGACGGTTCCGTTTCGCGCGAGGTTACATGCTCTCCCGGGATTACGAATACGACCTCGCCAATGGCGGCGTGGTCGAGCTCGACGTCTACGTGCAAGTGCAAGACTAG